The Amycolatopsis mongoliensis genome includes a window with the following:
- a CDS encoding IclR family transcriptional regulator domain-containing protein, which produces MSGYGVNHEEYEVGVSAVAAPVFDARRRVPAALSITGNAAKLDLDRPAPAVRTAALALAPVRNPLDRG; this is translated from the coding sequence GTGAGCGGCTACGGCGTCAACCACGAGGAGTACGAGGTCGGGGTGTCGGCGGTCGCCGCGCCGGTGTTCGACGCCCGGCGCCGGGTGCCGGCGGCCCTGTCCATCACGGGCAACGCGGCGAAGCTGGACCTCGACCGGCCGGCCCCGGCGGTGCGGACCGCGGCGCTCGCGCTGGCCCCGGTGCGCAATCCCCTGGATCGGGGGTGA